The stretch of DNA GCACTTTGATCAGGCCGTGGGAATCGAGACCCAGCGCGATTTCCTTGAGGACGTTGGCAGTCAGTCCGTCGGCGCCAATCATGACGATTGGATTCAGGCCGTGGGCTTCGGCGCGCAGCGCGCTGCGCTCGGCGGGAGTAAGTTTGATCATAAAATTCTTTTAGTAGGTTCCTTAAAGGCAGTATTCTACGCGAATGGCTAAGAACAAATTAAACAAAAACTGGATTCACGACCATATTAACGACCCTTACGTGAAATTGGCCCAGAAAGAGGGCTATCGCGCCCGTGCGGCTTTCAAACTGAAAGAGATTGATGAAGAAGAGAAACTGATCAAGCCCGGCCAGGTCATTGTCGACCTGGGCTGTACACCGGGGAGCTGGGGTCAGTACGTGCGGCGCAAGCTGGCGGGCAAGGAGGGCGGCGGCATCAACGGCACGCTGATCGGCCTCGACATGCTGCCGATGGAGCCGATTGCCGACTTCCACTTTATCCAGGGCGACTTCCGCGAGCCTGACGTACTGCAGCAACTGGAAAACGTGGTGCAGGGGCAAAAAGTTGACTTGGTGTTATCGGATATGGCGCCTAACCTGTCCGGCATCCACGATTCCGACGCCGCCCGCATGGAGCATCTGATTGACCTGGCGATTGAATTTTCACAGGCCCATTTAAAACCCGGCGGCGCTTTGCTGGTCAAATGTTTCAAGGACATGGGATTCAACGATATTGTGCTGAAATTCCGTGCCGAATTTAAAACAGTAGTACAAAAGAAACCTAAAGCCAGCCGCGACAAGTCGTCCGAGATTTTCCTGCTCGGCCGTGGCCTGAAAAACCCAACCGACGGCATGGCATCGGCGCAACCTTTGGAATCTGATGGCTGGCACCCTTGATATTTGCTGAACAACCCGCACATCAAACCCCGGGAAAGCCGTTTTTGCCTTGATTGCGGTAAGATTTTGGCGAAATAATGTGCTTTTCAGCCGGTTTTTGACCGGCGCACGGCAGGTTTCTGGCAACGCCTGCCTATTGCGAGTAAAATCAGAGTTCAGCCAGGTTTATCGATGCGTCTCGCATCCAAGGAGTTTTCGTGAATAACATGTTTTCCAAATCAGCCATCTGGGTAGTCGTGGTACTGCTCCTGCTTATGCTGTACAAGCAGTTTGATAGCCATGGCGTAACCGGCGGAGCGAAACCAATCGCTTATTCCGACTTGCTGGATGACGTGAAAGCCAAACGCATCAAGGATGTCGTGATTGAAGGCGGCACCATCACCGCCACCCGCAGCGACGACACCAAAGTCCGCACCACCGCCACGCTGTACGATCGCGGCCTGATCGGCGACCTGCGCGACAACGGCATCCACTTCGACATCAAACCGCCTGAGGAGCCATCGTTCCTGTCGCAGGTGTTCGTGTCGTGGTTCCCGATGCTGCTGCTGATCGGCGTCTGGATCTTCTTCATGCGCCAGATGCAGGGCGGCGGCAAGGGCGGCGCGTTCTCCTTCGGCAAGTCGAAGGCACGCATGATGGATGAGACCAATAACACCGTCACCCTGTCCGACGTGGCAGGCTGCGATGAAGCCAAGGAAGAGGTCGGCGAGATCGTCGAGTTCCTCAAGGACCCGAGCAAGTTCCAGAAACTGGGCGGCCGCATCCCGCGCGGCGTGCTGATGGTGGGTCCTCCAGGTACCGGTAAAACCCTGCTGGCGCGTGCCATTGCCGGCGAGGCCAAAGTACCGTTCTTCTCGATTTCCGGTTCGGACTTCGTTGAAATGTTCGTCGGTGTCGGCGCCTCCCGCGTACGTGACATGTTCGAGAACGCCAAGAAGCATTCGCCGTGCATCATTTTCATCGATGAGATCGACGCTGTCGGCCGTCACCGTGGCGCCGGCATGGGCGGCGGTAACGACGAACGCGAACAGACGCTGAATCAGCTGCTGGTGGAAATGGACGGCTTCGAAGCGCAGTCCGGCGTGATCGTGATTGCTGCCACTAACCGCGCCGACGTGCTGGATAAAGCGCTGCTGCGTCCGGGCCGTTTCGACCGTCAGGTCAGCGTTGGCCTGCCGGATATCCGCGGCCGCGAACAGATCCTGAACGTGCACATGCGCAAAGTGCCGATCGGCACCGACGTTAAGGCCGACATTCTGGCCCGCGGCACCCCTGGCTTCTCGGGCGCCGATCTGGCC from Duganella dendranthematis encodes:
- a CDS encoding RlmE family RNA methyltransferase codes for the protein MAKNKLNKNWIHDHINDPYVKLAQKEGYRARAAFKLKEIDEEEKLIKPGQVIVDLGCTPGSWGQYVRRKLAGKEGGGINGTLIGLDMLPMEPIADFHFIQGDFREPDVLQQLENVVQGQKVDLVLSDMAPNLSGIHDSDAARMEHLIDLAIEFSQAHLKPGGALLVKCFKDMGFNDIVLKFRAEFKTVVQKKPKASRDKSSEIFLLGRGLKNPTDGMASAQPLESDGWHP
- the ftsH gene encoding ATP-dependent zinc metalloprotease FtsH, whose translation is MNNMFSKSAIWVVVVLLLLMLYKQFDSHGVTGGAKPIAYSDLLDDVKAKRIKDVVIEGGTITATRSDDTKVRTTATLYDRGLIGDLRDNGIHFDIKPPEEPSFLSQVFVSWFPMLLLIGVWIFFMRQMQGGGKGGAFSFGKSKARMMDETNNTVTLSDVAGCDEAKEEVGEIVEFLKDPSKFQKLGGRIPRGVLMVGPPGTGKTLLARAIAGEAKVPFFSISGSDFVEMFVGVGASRVRDMFENAKKHSPCIIFIDEIDAVGRHRGAGMGGGNDEREQTLNQLLVEMDGFEAQSGVIVIAATNRADVLDKALLRPGRFDRQVSVGLPDIRGREQILNVHMRKVPIGTDVKADILARGTPGFSGADLANLVNEAALFAARRSKRLVDMADFEDAKDKIYMGPERKSMVIREDERRNTAYHESGHAVVAKLLPKADPVHKVTIMPRGWALGLTWQLPEHDNISGYKDKMLEEISILFGGRIAEEIFVGQMSTGASNDFSRATKLARSMVTKFGMSDALGVMVYEDTQNDGFMGGSNKTISEATQQKVDAEIRHILDQQYALARKLLSDNRDKVEVMTKALLEWETIDADQINDIMAGLEPRPPKAGVTIRKQPPSDGGSGVSPSVTAPA